In Pseudomonas fluorescens, a genomic segment contains:
- a CDS encoding ABC transporter substrate-binding protein, producing the protein MTPLRSLFAALLLPLCATTAHAQDWKEIRFGVFPEYPPFESVAADGSLQGFDIELGNAICAKLEVKCTWVHNEFDGMIPALRARKFDAIMSSMAVTSAREKVIDFTDRLFLSPTSVITRKSAEFGDTPESLKGKQVGVLQGSLQEAYARAQLAKLGAQIKAYQSQEQNYADLQNGRLDATLTDKLEAQLNFLSKPEGADFKTGPAFKDPTLPLDIAMGLRKNDQDLRALINKGIAAVQADGTYAQIQKKYFGDQDIYNE; encoded by the coding sequence ATGACTCCACTGCGATCACTCTTCGCTGCGTTGCTGTTGCCACTGTGCGCCACCACCGCCCACGCCCAGGATTGGAAAGAAATCCGCTTTGGCGTATTCCCCGAGTATCCCCCGTTTGAATCCGTGGCCGCCGATGGCAGCCTGCAAGGTTTCGATATCGAGTTGGGCAACGCCATCTGCGCCAAGCTCGAAGTCAAATGCACCTGGGTGCACAACGAATTCGACGGCATGATCCCGGCCCTGCGTGCGCGCAAGTTCGACGCGATCATGTCGTCCATGGCGGTGACCTCGGCGCGCGAGAAAGTCATCGACTTCACCGACCGCCTGTTCCTCAGCCCGACCTCGGTCATCACCCGTAAAAGCGCCGAGTTCGGCGATACGCCGGAATCGTTGAAAGGCAAGCAAGTCGGTGTGCTGCAAGGCTCGCTGCAAGAAGCCTATGCCCGTGCCCAACTGGCCAAGCTCGGCGCGCAGATCAAGGCATACCAGTCCCAGGAACAGAACTACGCCGACCTGCAGAACGGCCGCCTCGACGCCACCCTGACCGACAAGCTCGAAGCCCAGCTCAACTTCCTGTCCAAGCCTGAAGGCGCCGACTTCAAGACCGGCCCGGCCTTCAAGGACCCGACCCTGCCCCTGGACATCGCCATGGGCCTGCGCAAGAACGACCAGGACTTGCGTGCGCTGATCAACAAGGGCATCGCCGCTGTACAGGCAGACGGCACCTACGCGCAGATCCAGAAGAAATACTTCGGTGATCAAGACATCTACAACGAGTAA
- a CDS encoding LacI family DNA-binding transcriptional regulator, which yields MNKKKSVTISDIAKRVNMTTITVSRALNKPDQVKPATLARILEVARELDYVPNAFARGLKRSESLIIGVITASVDNPFYSEMIKAISREAKQHGYTIMLVDTDELAELESKAVDTLLGYRVAGIILSPVSDEPSYQPDYLERLGNGKTPVVLLDRTIHDSPFSRVVLDNYHSGIQAAHYLLRQTPDLKRLLVLTGPEHSRITVERLKGLREVLAEHPQVQVEVQAGDYTLMPSYLHTLDYLAEHSAPDAIMGFNQLITLGALRALRMHNIPHDSLTICGIDRLPFADIFGVPIACVAHDASLAGSSAVRLLLDRLEDPYKPRDKVVIAGRLENG from the coding sequence ATGAACAAGAAAAAGTCCGTCACCATCAGCGACATCGCCAAACGGGTCAACATGACGACCATCACGGTGTCTCGGGCGCTGAACAAACCCGACCAGGTCAAGCCCGCGACCCTGGCGCGCATTCTCGAAGTGGCGCGGGAGCTGGACTACGTGCCCAACGCCTTCGCCCGCGGGCTCAAGCGCAGTGAAAGCCTGATCATCGGCGTGATCACGGCGTCGGTCGACAACCCGTTCTACAGCGAGATGATCAAGGCGATTTCCCGCGAGGCCAAACAGCACGGCTATACGATCATGCTGGTGGACACCGATGAGCTGGCAGAGCTGGAAAGCAAGGCGGTGGACACCCTGCTCGGCTACCGCGTGGCGGGGATTATCCTGTCGCCGGTGTCCGATGAGCCGAGCTACCAACCCGACTACCTGGAGCGCCTGGGCAACGGCAAGACCCCGGTGGTGCTGCTCGATCGCACGATCCATGACAGCCCGTTCAGCCGTGTGGTGCTCGACAACTACCACAGCGGCATCCAGGCCGCGCATTACCTGTTGCGCCAGACCCCTGACCTCAAGCGCCTGCTGGTGCTGACCGGCCCCGAGCATTCACGCATCACCGTCGAGCGCCTCAAGGGCCTGCGCGAAGTGCTGGCCGAACACCCGCAGGTGCAGGTCGAGGTGCAGGCCGGCGACTACACGCTGATGCCCTCCTACCTGCACACCCTTGACTACCTTGCCGAACATTCGGCGCCGGACGCGATCATGGGCTTCAACCAATTGATCACCCTCGGTGCCCTGCGCGCGCTGCGCATGCACAACATCCCCCATGACAGCCTGACCATCTGCGGCATCGACCGGCTGCCCTTCGCCGATATCTTCGGCGTGCCGATCGCCTGCGTCGCCCACGACGCCTCCCTGGCCGGCAGCAGCGCGGTACGCCTGCTGCTCGACCGCCTGGAAGACCCATACAAGCCACGGGACAAGGTGGTTATCGCCGGCCGGCTGGAGAACGGCTAG
- a CDS encoding ABC transporter ATP-binding protein, giving the protein MNQSAQALATYPVDVPATRTATAAVKLQVEGIHKRYGEHEVLKGVSLNARNGDVISLIGASGSGKSTMLRCINFLEQPDAGVITLDGISIEMRQGRAGTRAPHQEQLQNLRTRLAMVFQHFNLWSHMTVLENITMAPRRVLGVSAAEAEKRARLYLDKVGLPGRVADQYPAFLSGGQQQRVAIARALAMEPEIILFDEPTSALDPELVGEVLKVIQTLAEEGRTMLMVTHEMGFARQVSSQVLFLHQGRVEEQGGAEILDHPNSERLQQFLSNRLK; this is encoded by the coding sequence ATGAATCAGTCCGCGCAGGCCCTGGCCACTTATCCTGTCGATGTCCCCGCTACACGAACGGCCACGGCTGCCGTCAAGCTGCAGGTCGAAGGCATCCATAAACGCTACGGCGAACACGAAGTGCTCAAGGGCGTGTCCCTCAACGCACGCAACGGCGATGTGATCAGCCTGATCGGCGCCAGCGGCTCGGGCAAAAGCACCATGCTGCGTTGCATCAATTTCCTCGAACAACCGGACGCCGGGGTCATCACCCTGGACGGCATCAGCATCGAAATGCGCCAGGGCCGCGCCGGTACCCGCGCACCGCACCAGGAGCAATTGCAGAACCTGCGCACGCGCCTGGCCATGGTGTTCCAGCATTTCAACCTGTGGAGCCACATGACCGTGCTGGAGAACATCACCATGGCCCCGCGCCGGGTGCTGGGCGTGAGCGCCGCCGAGGCGGAAAAACGCGCGCGCCTGTACCTGGACAAGGTCGGCCTGCCTGGCCGGGTGGCGGATCAATACCCGGCGTTCCTGTCTGGCGGTCAACAGCAGCGCGTGGCCATCGCCCGGGCCCTGGCGATGGAGCCGGAAATCATCCTGTTCGATGAACCGACCTCGGCCCTCGACCCTGAACTTGTAGGAGAGGTCCTCAAAGTCATACAGACGTTGGCTGAGGAAGGTCGTACCATGTTGATGGTCACCCACGAAATGGGCTTTGCCCGCCAGGTGTCCAGCCAAGTGCTGTTCTTGCATCAGGGCCGGGTCGAAGAACAAGGCGGCGCCGAGATCCTCGACCACCCCAACAGCGAACGCTTGCAGCAATTTCTTTCCAATCGTTTGAAGTGA
- a CDS encoding ABC transporter ATP-binding protein encodes MLIVENIHSYYDKSHVLEGVSLRVNPGELVTLLGRNGAGKTTTLRSILGIICPRQGQIHFNGQALVGQKIFEIARQGLALVPEDRGIFRLLSVEENLRIAARKTSRWQLEDVYGMFPRLKERRKNAGHALSGGEQQMLAIARALLNDPKLLILDEPTEGLAPVIVDELVKILRKVKDDGLPVLLVEQNLMVCDKLADRHYVLEQGRVVYEGSAADFRADPTIKNRYLALSA; translated from the coding sequence ATGCTGATCGTCGAGAATATCCATTCCTACTACGACAAAAGCCACGTGCTCGAAGGCGTGTCGCTGAGGGTCAACCCCGGCGAACTGGTGACCCTGCTGGGCCGCAACGGCGCCGGCAAGACCACCACCTTGCGCAGCATCCTCGGCATCATTTGCCCGCGACAGGGCCAGATCCACTTCAATGGCCAGGCGCTGGTGGGGCAGAAGATCTTTGAAATCGCGCGCCAGGGCTTGGCGCTGGTGCCGGAAGACCGCGGGATCTTTCGCCTGCTCAGCGTTGAGGAAAACCTGCGCATCGCCGCGCGCAAGACCAGCCGCTGGCAGCTGGAAGATGTGTACGGCATGTTCCCGCGCCTCAAGGAACGGCGCAAAAACGCCGGCCACGCCTTGTCCGGCGGCGAGCAACAAATGCTCGCCATCGCCCGCGCCCTGCTTAACGACCCCAAGCTGCTGATCCTCGACGAGCCCACCGAAGGCCTGGCCCCGGTGATCGTCGACGAGCTGGTGAAGATCCTGCGCAAGGTCAAGGACGACGGCCTGCCGGTGCTGCTGGTGGAACAGAACCTGATGGTCTGCGACAAGCTCGCCGACCGCCATTACGTGCTCGAACAAGGCCGCGTGGTGTACGAAGGCAGCGCTGCAGACTTCCGCGCCGACCCGACAATCAAGAATCGCTACCTGGCCCTGAGCGCCTGA
- a CDS encoding Lrp/AsnC family transcriptional regulator, with protein MDTKANGPHSSPALDRIDEAIIDVLRHQGRITYEKLSSLVHLTPRPCLERVRKLERRGVIRGYGAIIDVQMVSPGLSLLVLVALSNQSGRSAQKAFEACVKACPQVFECQLISGPFDYSLRMRCRDMEHYRVLTETWLNNDELHIDKLVAHPELAIVKNTATELA; from the coding sequence ATGGATACCAAGGCCAACGGACCCCATTCTTCCCCTGCGCTGGATCGCATCGATGAGGCAATCATCGACGTGCTGCGGCATCAGGGGCGTATCACCTACGAAAAGCTCTCGTCACTGGTCCACCTCACTCCCCGGCCCTGCCTGGAGCGGGTGCGCAAGCTGGAGCGACGTGGGGTGATCCGCGGGTATGGGGCGATCATCGATGTGCAGATGGTCTCGCCAGGGCTGTCTCTGCTGGTGCTCGTGGCCTTGTCCAACCAGAGCGGGCGCTCGGCGCAAAAGGCTTTCGAAGCCTGCGTCAAGGCCTGCCCGCAGGTGTTCGAATGCCAGCTGATCAGCGGGCCGTTCGACTACAGCCTGCGCATGCGCTGCCGGGATATGGAGCATTACCGGGTGCTGACCGAGACCTGGTTGAACAATGATGAGTTGCACATCGACAAACTCGTGGCACATCCCGAACTCGCAATCGTCAAGAACACCGCCACTGAACTGGCATAA
- a CDS encoding ABC transporter permease, whose amino-acid sequence MNELLNLQGYGPMLAQGAWMTLKLALLALALSLTLGLVAAGAKLSSANWLRVPATLYTTLIRSVPDLVLILLIFYSLQLWLNDLSEVFGWNYFEIDPFTAGVITLGFTYGAYFTENFRGAILSVPVGQLEAATAYGLSRWQRFRLVLFPQLMRFALPGLGNNWLVLLKSTALVSIIGLSDLVKAAKNAGKTTNEPLYFLILAGLVYLVITTLSNRIFKRLERRYNLGIKGMAR is encoded by the coding sequence ATGAACGAACTCCTCAACTTGCAAGGCTACGGCCCGATGCTGGCCCAGGGTGCCTGGATGACGCTCAAGCTGGCGCTCCTGGCGCTGGCCCTGAGCCTCACCCTGGGCCTGGTCGCCGCCGGTGCCAAGCTCTCCAGCGCCAACTGGCTGCGCGTGCCGGCGACGCTCTACACCACGCTGATCCGCAGCGTGCCGGACCTGGTGCTGATCCTGCTGATCTTCTACAGCTTGCAACTGTGGCTCAACGACCTGAGCGAAGTATTCGGCTGGAACTACTTCGAAATCGACCCGTTCACCGCTGGGGTGATCACCCTGGGGTTTACTTATGGCGCGTATTTCACCGAAAACTTCCGTGGCGCGATCCTCAGCGTGCCGGTCGGCCAACTGGAAGCCGCGACCGCCTATGGCCTGAGCCGCTGGCAGCGGTTTCGCCTGGTGCTGTTCCCGCAGTTGATGCGCTTCGCCCTGCCGGGCCTGGGCAATAACTGGCTGGTGCTGCTCAAGTCCACGGCGCTGGTGTCGATCATCGGCCTGTCGGACCTGGTCAAGGCCGCGAAAAACGCCGGCAAGACCACCAATGAGCCGTTGTACTTCCTGATCCTCGCCGGCCTGGTCTACCTGGTGATCACCACCCTCTCCAACCGCATCTTCAAGCGCCTCGAGCGGCGCTACAACCTCGGCATCAAGGGGATGGCGCGATGA
- a CDS encoding amidase, producing the protein MSEMGQLTAVQLLAHFRDKSLSPVEVTEDALLRIERYNPVVNAYCHVDPEGALHAARASEERWFKGEPCGALDGVPASIKDLTLTIGMPTRKGSRTSSAEGPWDVDAPFPAFMRKAGAVLLGKTTTPEFGWKGVTDNPLYGITRNPWDTRTTAGGSSGGAGAAAALNLGVLHQGSDAGGSIRIPCAFTGTFGIKPTFGYVPQWPASSMTILSHLGPMTRTVEDSVLMLQTVAQPDARDGLIGAPRTTPWLAGAMDLKGLRVAYSPTFGYVNVDPQVASVVAQAVRGLEQLGAHVEQIDPGFSDPLEVFSTLWAAGAARLTGSMSDAQKQLLDPGLLRIAQRGAQLSLEDFNAALEARAALVARMAAFHEHYDVLVSPMMPITAFEAGHDVPPGSGMQAWTQWTPFTYPFNLTQQPTASVPCGLAANGLPVGLHVVAARFADETVLRVCQAYAKAFPTDHLPAPITGVA; encoded by the coding sequence ATGAGTGAGATGGGCCAACTGACGGCGGTGCAACTGCTGGCGCATTTTCGCGATAAGAGCCTGTCACCGGTTGAAGTGACCGAAGACGCGCTGCTGCGCATCGAGCGCTACAACCCGGTGGTGAACGCCTACTGCCATGTCGACCCCGAGGGCGCGCTGCATGCAGCGCGGGCTTCGGAAGAACGTTGGTTCAAGGGCGAACCCTGCGGCGCGCTGGACGGCGTACCGGCGTCGATCAAGGACCTCACGCTGACGATCGGCATGCCCACCCGCAAGGGCTCGCGTACGTCTAGCGCCGAGGGACCGTGGGACGTCGACGCGCCCTTCCCGGCCTTTATGCGCAAGGCCGGCGCGGTGCTGCTGGGCAAGACCACCACCCCGGAATTCGGCTGGAAAGGCGTCACCGACAACCCGCTGTACGGCATCACACGCAACCCGTGGGACACGCGCACCACGGCGGGCGGGTCTTCCGGCGGCGCGGGCGCGGCGGCGGCGTTGAACCTGGGCGTGCTGCACCAGGGCAGCGATGCGGGCGGTTCGATCCGCATTCCCTGTGCATTTACCGGGACGTTCGGGATCAAGCCGACCTTCGGCTACGTGCCGCAGTGGCCGGCCAGTTCCATGACGATCTTGTCCCACCTGGGGCCGATGACCCGCACCGTGGAAGACAGCGTACTGATGCTGCAAACCGTGGCGCAGCCGGATGCGCGGGATGGCCTGATCGGCGCGCCGAGGACCACGCCATGGTTGGCGGGGGCGATGGACTTGAAGGGCCTGCGCGTGGCCTACAGCCCCACGTTCGGCTATGTGAACGTCGATCCCCAGGTGGCCAGCGTGGTGGCCCAGGCGGTTCGAGGCCTGGAGCAATTGGGCGCCCATGTCGAGCAGATCGATCCAGGCTTCAGTGACCCGCTGGAGGTGTTCAGCACTTTATGGGCGGCTGGCGCCGCCCGCCTGACCGGCTCGATGAGCGATGCGCAAAAACAGCTGCTGGACCCCGGCCTGCTGCGTATCGCGCAACGCGGCGCGCAGTTGAGCCTGGAGGACTTCAACGCCGCGCTCGAAGCCCGGGCGGCGCTGGTGGCAAGGATGGCAGCGTTCCACGAGCACTACGATGTGCTGGTGTCGCCGATGATGCCGATCACCGCGTTCGAGGCCGGGCACGACGTACCGCCAGGCTCCGGGATGCAGGCATGGACGCAGTGGACGCCCTTCACCTACCCCTTCAACCTGACGCAGCAACCAACCGCGTCGGTGCCGTGCGGGCTGGCGGCGAATGGCCTGCCGGTGGGGTTGCACGTGGTGGCGGCGCGGTTTGCCGATGAGACGGTGTTGCGGGTTTGCCAGGCATATGCCAAGGCATTCCCTACCGATCATCTGCCAGCCCCGATCACCGGAGTAGCGTAG
- a CDS encoding ABC transporter permease: protein MIELFQQYGLAYLFSDGAGLSGVAMTLWLFIISVVFGFVLSIPLALARVSEHVWLRWPVEVYTYLFRGTPLYIQLLICYTGLYSLEVVQDNALLNQFFRNALNCTLLAFVLNTCAYTVEIFAGAIRNIPHGELEAARAYGLHGWRLNLFVVVPAALRRALPAYSNEMILMLHATSLAFTATVADILKVARDANAETFLTFQAFGIAALLYMLLSFALVGLFRLAERRWMRFLVPTRG, encoded by the coding sequence ATGATCGAACTGTTCCAGCAATACGGCCTGGCCTACCTGTTCAGCGATGGCGCGGGTTTGTCCGGCGTCGCCATGACCCTGTGGCTGTTCATTATCTCGGTGGTGTTCGGCTTTGTCCTGTCGATCCCCCTGGCACTGGCCCGCGTCTCGGAACACGTCTGGCTGCGCTGGCCAGTGGAGGTGTACACCTACCTGTTCCGGGGCACGCCGCTGTATATCCAACTGTTGATTTGCTACACCGGGCTGTACAGCCTGGAGGTGGTGCAGGACAACGCCCTGCTCAACCAGTTTTTCCGCAATGCCTTGAACTGCACCCTGCTGGCCTTCGTGCTCAACACCTGCGCCTACACCGTGGAAATCTTCGCCGGGGCGATCCGTAATATTCCCCACGGCGAACTCGAAGCGGCACGCGCCTATGGCCTGCATGGCTGGCGCCTGAACCTGTTTGTGGTGGTACCGGCCGCGTTGCGCCGGGCGTTGCCGGCCTACAGCAATGAAATGATCCTGATGCTGCACGCCACATCGCTGGCGTTTACCGCCACCGTCGCCGATATCCTCAAGGTGGCCCGCGATGCGAATGCCGAAACGTTCCTGACGTTCCAGGCCTTCGGTATCGCTGCCCTGCTCTACATGCTGCTGTCCTTTGCACTGGTGGGCCTGTTTCGACTGGCCGAACGTCGCTGGATGCGTTTTCTTGTTCCTACCCGAGGCTAA
- a CDS encoding SDR family oxidoreductase: MQATFDFTHQRILVTGASSGIGREIALQLINSGAEVIALGRDAQALSQLGCQTLCLDIADSAALDTALQDLPPLHGLVNCAGISRLEPAAAISADAFDQVMQVNARAAAQVASRVAAKMIAAKIAGSIVNVSSQASLVALDDHLGYCASKAALDAITRVQCAEWGRFGIRVNSVNPTVTLTPMATMAWSEPAKRDPALAAIPLGRFAQTVEVALPVLFLLSRAASMISGVSLPIDGGYTSR, from the coding sequence ATGCAAGCCACCTTCGACTTCACCCACCAGCGCATCCTCGTCACCGGCGCCAGCAGCGGTATCGGCCGCGAAATCGCCCTGCAACTCATCAACAGCGGCGCCGAAGTGATTGCCCTTGGCCGCGACGCCCAAGCCCTGTCTCAACTCGGCTGCCAAACCCTGTGCCTGGACATCGCCGACAGCGCCGCCCTGGATACCGCGCTGCAAGACCTGCCGCCCCTGCACGGCCTGGTCAACTGTGCCGGTATTTCACGCCTGGAACCCGCCGCGGCTATCAGCGCCGACGCCTTCGACCAGGTGATGCAGGTCAACGCCCGTGCCGCGGCCCAGGTCGCCAGCCGCGTGGCGGCGAAGATGATCGCGGCGAAGATCGCCGGCAGTATCGTCAATGTGTCCAGCCAGGCGTCGCTGGTGGCGCTGGACGACCACCTCGGCTACTGCGCCTCCAAGGCCGCACTGGATGCGATCACCCGCGTGCAGTGCGCCGAATGGGGCCGCTTCGGTATTCGCGTCAACAGCGTCAACCCCACGGTGACGCTCACGCCAATGGCGACCATGGCCTGGTCCGAGCCGGCCAAGCGCGACCCGGCGCTGGCGGCGATCCCCTTGGGGCGGTTTGCGCAAACCGTGGAAGTGGCGTTGCCGGTGCTGTTCCTGTTGAGCCGCGCGGCCAGCATGATCAGCGGTGTCAGCCTGCCGATCGACGGTGGCTACACCAGCCGCTAG
- a CDS encoding ABC transporter ATP-binding protein, with amino-acid sequence MSILLETKDLELAYGAFHAVNGVNLKVEAGTIHTIIGPNGAGKTSLFHCLTGERQATAGAIHFDGHPLMRKPAHARVGLGMARSFQLTSLFQNLSVRENLRLAAQGRDGARALNFWRHVDNQREHREMADQVLERLQLTARAETLAGELSHGQQRVLEVGMSICSKPKLLMLDEPTSGMGIDDIPIMTQLISDLGRDHTVLLIEHNMSIVMSISQRITVMSHGQILVEGTPEFVRADERVRTAYLGEAA; translated from the coding sequence ATGAGCATCCTGTTGGAAACCAAGGACCTGGAGCTGGCCTACGGCGCGTTCCATGCGGTCAACGGCGTCAACCTCAAGGTCGAAGCCGGCACCATCCATACCATCATCGGCCCCAATGGCGCGGGCAAGACCAGCCTGTTCCACTGCCTGACCGGCGAACGCCAGGCCACCGCCGGGGCCATCCACTTCGACGGCCACCCCCTGATGCGCAAACCGGCCCACGCCCGTGTCGGCCTGGGCATGGCGCGCTCGTTCCAGCTCACCAGCCTGTTCCAGAACCTCAGCGTGCGCGAAAACCTGCGCCTGGCCGCCCAAGGCCGCGACGGTGCGCGCGCCTTGAACTTCTGGCGCCACGTCGACAACCAGCGCGAACACCGGGAGATGGCCGACCAGGTGCTCGAACGCCTGCAACTCACCGCGCGCGCCGAGACCTTGGCCGGCGAGTTGTCCCACGGCCAGCAACGGGTGCTGGAAGTGGGCATGTCGATCTGCTCCAAACCCAAACTGTTGATGCTCGACGAACCCACTTCGGGCATGGGCATCGACGATATCCCGATCATGACCCAACTGATCAGCGACCTGGGCCGCGACCATACGGTGCTGTTGATCGAACACAACATGAGCATCGTCATGTCCATCAGCCAACGCATCACCGTGATGAGCCACGGCCAGATCCTGGTGGAAGGCACGCCGGAGTTCGTGCGCGCCGATGAACGTGTACGCACCGCTTACCTTGGGGAGGCTGCCTGA
- a CDS encoding LysR family transcriptional regulator produces MDIELARTFLEISRCGSLAAAAEKLHVTQTAITARVKNLESQLGSTLFVRNRAGARLTADGEAFVVYANQLLQTWEAARRDLPLPDGYRNVLHIGGEVSLCNPLMLGWAQALREHIPGYALRTEIREGEYLLRQLELGVLDAALVFQPQYWPGLQVEQVLEEKLILVQRVSQPDPYVYIDWGPGFRQQHDAALPDKARAALSFNLGPLALQYILEHGGAGYFRTRVVQSYLDSGVMQRVPKAPEFSFPTFLVYSRARDSAVLQQALGLLREVVKAESDWSQRWDPLI; encoded by the coding sequence ATGGACATCGAACTGGCACGCACCTTCCTCGAAATCTCCCGCTGCGGCAGCCTCGCCGCCGCCGCCGAGAAACTGCACGTCACCCAGACCGCCATCACCGCCCGCGTGAAAAACCTGGAAAGCCAGCTGGGCAGTACGCTGTTTGTACGCAACCGCGCCGGCGCGCGCCTGACCGCCGATGGCGAGGCGTTTGTGGTGTATGCCAACCAGTTGCTGCAAACCTGGGAAGCCGCGCGGCGCGATCTGCCGTTGCCGGATGGCTACCGCAATGTGTTGCATATCGGTGGCGAAGTCAGCCTGTGCAACCCATTGATGCTCGGCTGGGCCCAGGCCCTGCGCGAACACATCCCCGGGTATGCCCTGCGCACCGAAATCCGCGAAGGCGAGTACCTGTTGCGCCAGCTGGAGCTGGGCGTACTCGACGCCGCGCTGGTGTTCCAGCCGCAATACTGGCCGGGGTTGCAGGTGGAGCAGGTGCTGGAGGAAAAACTGATCCTGGTGCAACGGGTGAGTCAGCCGGACCCGTATGTGTATATCGACTGGGGCCCGGGTTTTCGCCAGCAGCATGACGCCGCCCTGCCCGACAAGGCCCGCGCCGCCTTGAGTTTCAACTTGGGGCCGCTGGCGTTGCAGTACATCCTGGAGCACGGCGGCGCGGGGTACTTCCGCACGCGGGTGGTGCAGAGCTACCTCGACAGCGGCGTGATGCAACGCGTGCCGAAGGCGCCGGAGTTCAGCTTCCCGACATTCCTGGTGTACTCGCGAGCGCGGGATTCGGCCGTATTGCAGCAGGCGCTGGGGTTGCTGCGTGAGGTGGTCAAGGCCGAAAGCGACTGGTCGCAACGCTGGGACCCGTTGATTTGA
- a CDS encoding Zn-dependent hydrolase, whose amino-acid sequence MNSFAQPLQSNAPLINRDRLWQSLMDLAQLGATVKGGVCRLALTDLDRQARDLFVQWCEAAGCSVSVDAIGNIFARRPGRNPALPPVMTGSHIDTQPTGGKFDGCYGVMAGLEVIRTLNDLKIETQAPIEVVVWTNEEGSRFPPCMMGSGVFAGKFDLQDTLDKQDEQGLSVGAELQRIGYAGARAVSGHPVGAYFEAHIEQGPVLEDQAITLGVVMGCLGQKWFDLTLTGVEAHAGPTPMHLRKDALVGAAEVVSAVNRIAHQQQPHACGTVGCLSLHPGSRNVIPGQVQMTIDLRHLHADKLQAMVDEVRGVIETTAATHGLSYELTPTADFPPLDFHPACVNAVRDAASALGLSHMDIVSGAGHDAIFVAELGPAGMIFVPCEGGISHNEIENAAPDDLAAGCAVLLRAMVNAAQGDQP is encoded by the coding sequence ATGAATAGCTTTGCCCAACCGCTCCAGAGCAATGCCCCGCTGATCAACCGCGACCGCCTGTGGCAATCGCTGATGGACCTGGCCCAGCTCGGCGCCACCGTCAAGGGCGGCGTCTGCCGCCTGGCCCTCACCGACCTGGATCGCCAGGCCCGTGACCTGTTCGTGCAATGGTGCGAGGCGGCCGGGTGCAGCGTCAGTGTCGACGCCATCGGCAATATTTTCGCGCGTCGCCCTGGCCGCAATCCCGCCCTGCCGCCAGTGATGACCGGCAGCCATATCGACACCCAGCCCACCGGTGGCAAGTTTGATGGTTGCTACGGGGTGATGGCGGGCCTTGAAGTGATCCGCACCCTGAATGACCTGAAGATCGAGACCCAAGCGCCGATTGAAGTGGTGGTGTGGACCAACGAAGAAGGCTCGCGCTTTCCGCCGTGCATGATGGGCTCCGGGGTATTTGCCGGTAAGTTCGACTTGCAGGACACCCTCGACAAGCAGGACGAGCAAGGCCTGTCGGTGGGCGCCGAGTTGCAGCGCATCGGCTATGCCGGTGCCCGCGCGGTGTCGGGTCACCCGGTCGGTGCGTATTTCGAAGCGCATATCGAACAGGGCCCGGTGCTGGAAGACCAGGCCATTACCCTTGGCGTGGTGATGGGTTGCCTGGGCCAGAAGTGGTTCGACCTGACCCTCACCGGCGTCGAAGCCCACGCGGGCCCGACGCCCATGCACCTGCGCAAGGACGCCCTGGTGGGCGCCGCCGAGGTCGTCAGCGCAGTCAACCGCATCGCCCATCAACAACAACCCCACGCCTGCGGCACGGTCGGTTGCCTGAGCCTGCACCCCGGTTCGCGTAATGTGATTCCCGGCCAGGTGCAGATGACCATCGACCTGCGCCACCTGCATGCCGACAAGCTGCAAGCCATGGTCGATGAAGTGCGTGGCGTGATCGAAACCACCGCCGCCACACACGGCCTGAGCTACGAGTTGACCCCCACCGCCGACTTCCCACCCCTGGACTTCCACCCGGCCTGCGTCAACGCCGTGCGCGACGCCGCCAGCGCCTTGGGCCTGAGCCATATGGACATCGTCAGCGGTGCCGGGCATGACGCGATCTTTGTCGCCGAACTCGGCCCGGCCGGGATGATTTTCGTGCCGTGCGAAGGCGGCATCAGCCACAACGAAATCGAAAACGCCGCGCCGGATGACCTGGCAGCGGGCTGCGCGGTGTTGCTACGCGCCATGGTCAATGCGGCACAAGGGGATCAGCCATGA